In Leptodesmis sichuanensis A121, the following are encoded in one genomic region:
- a CDS encoding phosphoglucomutase/phosphomannomutase family protein, protein MTHSTLVSALVDGIKFGTDGWRGVIAADFTFDRVRLVAAIAAQVLADNYSQVTNGSRTVIVGYDRRFLSEDFARAAAEAVQSVGFDVLLSEGFAPTPAFSWAAKQQNALGALVITASHNPGKYSGLKVKGAFGGSVAPAITQQIEARLPEGIVTSPTPGTLQTFDPWQSYCEGLRTKVNIGQIREAILQGKLAVFADVMHGAAAGGLAKLLDAPIREINSDRDPLFGGGAPEPLPKYLSELFHQIHSYRQTHPTGLAVGLVFDGDSDRIAAVDGQGNFLSSQILIPILTQHLAANRGYTGEFIKTISGSDLMPKVAALYNLPVYETPIGYKYIADRMVETQVLLGGEESGGIGYGHHIPERDALLSALYVLEAIVQSNTDLSDLYKDLQQRTNFISSYDRIDLPLSGMEARARLLNQLETQPLTEVAGQKVVDCLTVDGYKLRLEDGRWLLIRFSGTEPVLRLYCEARNLDQVHETLEWARDWASQA, encoded by the coding sequence ATGACTCATTCCACTCTCGTTTCGGCACTGGTAGACGGTATTAAGTTTGGCACCGATGGCTGGCGGGGTGTAATTGCAGCAGACTTTACCTTTGATCGCGTGCGGCTAGTGGCCGCGATCGCGGCCCAGGTACTGGCAGACAACTACAGCCAGGTTACCAATGGCAGTCGCACAGTCATCGTAGGGTACGATCGCCGCTTTTTGTCCGAAGACTTTGCCCGAGCAGCGGCAGAAGCAGTGCAATCTGTGGGTTTTGATGTGCTGTTATCCGAAGGGTTTGCGCCCACTCCAGCCTTCAGTTGGGCCGCCAAACAACAAAATGCCTTGGGGGCGCTGGTGATCACAGCCAGCCACAATCCTGGGAAATACTCCGGCTTGAAGGTAAAAGGAGCATTTGGTGGCTCAGTGGCTCCGGCAATTACACAGCAAATTGAAGCACGGTTGCCCGAGGGAATTGTTACATCCCCGACTCCCGGAACATTGCAGACCTTTGATCCCTGGCAGAGTTACTGTGAAGGGTTGCGCACCAAGGTGAATATTGGACAGATTCGCGAGGCCATCCTTCAGGGAAAACTGGCTGTGTTTGCCGATGTGATGCATGGGGCGGCTGCCGGAGGATTGGCGAAGTTGCTGGATGCTCCAATCCGGGAAATTAACAGCGATCGCGATCCGCTCTTTGGTGGTGGTGCGCCTGAACCCTTACCCAAGTACCTGTCAGAACTGTTTCATCAGATTCACAGTTATCGGCAAACTCATCCTACCGGGCTGGCCGTCGGATTGGTGTTTGATGGGGACAGCGATCGCATTGCGGCGGTAGATGGTCAGGGAAATTTTCTCAGTTCGCAAATTCTGATCCCCATCCTGACTCAGCATCTGGCGGCCAATCGTGGCTACACTGGGGAATTCATCAAAACTATTAGCGGCTCTGACCTGATGCCCAAGGTGGCCGCCCTGTACAACTTACCCGTATATGAAACGCCCATTGGCTACAAGTACATCGCCGATCGCATGGTAGAAACTCAGGTGTTGCTAGGTGGTGAGGAATCGGGTGGCATCGGCTATGGCCATCACATTCCCGAACGGGATGCTCTGCTCTCCGCGCTGTATGTGCTGGAAGCGATCGTCCAATCCAACACCGATCTGAGCGATCTCTACAAAGACTTGCAGCAACGCACCAATTTTATCTCCAGTTACGATCGCATCGACCTGCCCCTGTCTGGCATGGAAGCCCGCGCCCGCTTACTCAATCAATTGGAAACCCAACCTCTGACCGAAGTTGCCGGTCAGAAAGTGGTCGATTGCCTGACCGTAGATGGCTACAAGCTGCGTCTGGAGGATGGCCGCTGGCTGCTGATTCGATTTAGCGGAACGGAACCCGTACTGCGCCTCTACTGTGAAGCCAGGAATCTGGATCAAGTGCATGAAACCCTGGAGTGGGCAAGAGATTGGGCGAGTCAGGCTTGA